From one Solanum lycopersicum chromosome 12, SLM_r2.1 genomic stretch:
- the TBG4 gene encoding beta-galactosidase 4 isoform X1 — MELWVAMQGFVQKIVNMMKSENLFESQGGPIIMAQIENEYGPVEWEIGAPGKAYTKWAAQMAVGLKTGVPWIMCKQEDAPDPVIDTCNGFYCEGFRPNKPYKPKMWTEVWTGWYTKFGGPIPQRPAEDIAFSVARFVQNNGSFFNYYMYHGGTNFGRTSSGLFIATSYDYDAPLDEYGLLNEPKYGHLRDLHKAIKLSEPALVSSYAAVTSLGSNQEAHVYRSKSGACAAFLSNYDSRYSVKVTFQNRPYNLPPWSISILPDCKTAVYNTAQVNSQSSSIKMTPAGGGLSWQSYNEETPTADDSDTLTANGLWEQKNVTRDSSDYLWYMTNVNIASNEGFLKNGKDPYLTVMSAGHVLHVFVNGKLSGTVYGTLDNPKLTYSGNVKLRAGINKISLLSVSVGLPNVGVHYDTWNAGVLGPVTLSGLNEGSRNLAKQKWSYKVGLKGESLSLHSLSGSSSVEWVRGSLVAQKQPLTWYKATFNAPGGNDPLALDMASMGKGQIWINGEGVGRHWPGYIAQGDCSKCSYAGTFNEKKCQTNCGQPSQRWYHVPRSWLKPSGNLLVVFEEWGGNPTGISLVRRSR, encoded by the exons aTAGAAAATGAGTATGGACCAGTAGAATGGGAAATTGGTGCTCCTGGTAAAGCTTATACAAAATGGGCAGCTCAAATGGCTGTAGGTTTGAAAACTGGTGTCCCATGGATCATGTGTAAGCAAGAGGATGCTCCTGATCCTGTG ATTGATACTTGTAATGGCTTCTACTGCGAAGGGTTCCGTCCTAATAAGCCTTACAAACCTAAAATGTGGACAGAAGTATGGACTGGCTG GTATACGAAATTCGGTGGTCCAATTCCTCAAAGACCAGCCGAAGACATTGCATTTTCAGTTGCCAGGTTTGTTCAGAACAATGGTTCATTCTTCAATTACTACATG TATCATGGAGGAACAAATTTTGGCCGGACATCATCAGGGCTTTTCATTGCAACTAGCTACGATTATGATGCTCCTCTCGATGAATATG GGTTGCTGAATGAACCAAAGTATGGGCACTTGAGAGACTTACATAAAGCTATCAAGCTATCTGAACCGGCTTTAGTTTCATCATATGCTGCGGTGACTAGTCTTGGAAGTAATCAAGAG GCTCATGTTTATAGATCAAAATCTGGAGCTTGTGCTGCTTTTTTATCCAACTATGACTCTAGATATTCAGTAAAAGTCACCTTTCAGAATAGGCCATACAATCTGCCTCCATGGTCCATCAGCATTCTTCCCGACTGCAAAACTGCCGTTTACAACACTGCACAG GTTAACTCTCAAAGCTCGAGCATAAAGATGACGCCTGCAGGTGGTGGATTGTCTTGGCAGTCATACAATGAAGAAACGCCTACTGCTGATGACAGCGATACACTTACAGCTAACGGACTATGGGAACAGAAAAACGTCACAAGAGATTCATCAGACTATCTGTGGTACATGACAAA TGTAAATATAGCATCTAATGAAGGATTTCTAAAGAACGGAAAGGATCCTTATCTCACTGTTATGTCCGCTGGTCATGTCTTGCATGTTTTCGTCAATGGAAAACTATCAG GAACTGTTTATGGTACATTGGATAATCCAAAACTTACATACAGTGGCAACGTGAAGTTAAGAGCTGGTATTAACAAGATTTCTCTGCTCAGTGTTTCCGTTGGTCTCCCG AACGTTGGCGTGCATTATGATACATGGAATGCAGGAGTTCTAGGTCCAGTCACGTTGAGCGGTCTCAATGAAGGGTCAAGAAACTTGGCGAAACAGAAATGGTCTTACAAG GTTGGTCTGAAAGGCGAATCGTTAAGTCTTCACTCCTTAAGTGGGAGTTCTTCTGTTGAATGGGTTCGAGGTTCACTAGTGGCTCAAAAGCAGCCCCTGACTTGGTACAAG GCTACATTTAACGCGCCTGGAGGAAATGATCCACTAGCTTTAGACATGGCAAGTATGGGAAAAGGTCAGATATGGATAAATGGTGAAGGCGTAGGTCGCCATTGGCCTGGATACATAGCACAAGGCGACTGCAGCAAATGCAGTTATGCTGGAACGTTCAACGAGAAGAAGTGCCAGACTAACTGCGGACAACCTTCTCAGAGATG GTACCATGTTCCACGATCGTGGCTGAAACCAAGTGGAAACTTGTTAGTAGTATTCGAAGAATGGGGAGGTAATCCAACAGGAATTTCTCTAGTCAGGAGATCAAGATAA
- the TBG4 gene encoding beta-galactosidase 4 isoform X2: MCLVAMQGFVQKIVNMMKSENLFESQGGPIIMAQIENEYGPVEWEIGAPGKAYTKWAAQMAVGLKTGVPWIMCKQEDAPDPVIDTCNGFYCEGFRPNKPYKPKMWTEVWTGWYTKFGGPIPQRPAEDIAFSVARFVQNNGSFFNYYMYHGGTNFGRTSSGLFIATSYDYDAPLDEYGLLNEPKYGHLRDLHKAIKLSEPALVSSYAAVTSLGSNQEAHVYRSKSGACAAFLSNYDSRYSVKVTFQNRPYNLPPWSISILPDCKTAVYNTAQVNSQSSSIKMTPAGGGLSWQSYNEETPTADDSDTLTANGLWEQKNVTRDSSDYLWYMTNVNIASNEGFLKNGKDPYLTVMSAGHVLHVFVNGKLSGTVYGTLDNPKLTYSGNVKLRAGINKISLLSVSVGLPNVGVHYDTWNAGVLGPVTLSGLNEGSRNLAKQKWSYKVGLKGESLSLHSLSGSSSVEWVRGSLVAQKQPLTWYKATFNAPGGNDPLALDMASMGKGQIWINGEGVGRHWPGYIAQGDCSKCSYAGTFNEKKCQTNCGQPSQRWYHVPRSWLKPSGNLLVVFEEWGGNPTGISLVRRSR; encoded by the exons aTAGAAAATGAGTATGGACCAGTAGAATGGGAAATTGGTGCTCCTGGTAAAGCTTATACAAAATGGGCAGCTCAAATGGCTGTAGGTTTGAAAACTGGTGTCCCATGGATCATGTGTAAGCAAGAGGATGCTCCTGATCCTGTG ATTGATACTTGTAATGGCTTCTACTGCGAAGGGTTCCGTCCTAATAAGCCTTACAAACCTAAAATGTGGACAGAAGTATGGACTGGCTG GTATACGAAATTCGGTGGTCCAATTCCTCAAAGACCAGCCGAAGACATTGCATTTTCAGTTGCCAGGTTTGTTCAGAACAATGGTTCATTCTTCAATTACTACATG TATCATGGAGGAACAAATTTTGGCCGGACATCATCAGGGCTTTTCATTGCAACTAGCTACGATTATGATGCTCCTCTCGATGAATATG GGTTGCTGAATGAACCAAAGTATGGGCACTTGAGAGACTTACATAAAGCTATCAAGCTATCTGAACCGGCTTTAGTTTCATCATATGCTGCGGTGACTAGTCTTGGAAGTAATCAAGAG GCTCATGTTTATAGATCAAAATCTGGAGCTTGTGCTGCTTTTTTATCCAACTATGACTCTAGATATTCAGTAAAAGTCACCTTTCAGAATAGGCCATACAATCTGCCTCCATGGTCCATCAGCATTCTTCCCGACTGCAAAACTGCCGTTTACAACACTGCACAG GTTAACTCTCAAAGCTCGAGCATAAAGATGACGCCTGCAGGTGGTGGATTGTCTTGGCAGTCATACAATGAAGAAACGCCTACTGCTGATGACAGCGATACACTTACAGCTAACGGACTATGGGAACAGAAAAACGTCACAAGAGATTCATCAGACTATCTGTGGTACATGACAAA TGTAAATATAGCATCTAATGAAGGATTTCTAAAGAACGGAAAGGATCCTTATCTCACTGTTATGTCCGCTGGTCATGTCTTGCATGTTTTCGTCAATGGAAAACTATCAG GAACTGTTTATGGTACATTGGATAATCCAAAACTTACATACAGTGGCAACGTGAAGTTAAGAGCTGGTATTAACAAGATTTCTCTGCTCAGTGTTTCCGTTGGTCTCCCG AACGTTGGCGTGCATTATGATACATGGAATGCAGGAGTTCTAGGTCCAGTCACGTTGAGCGGTCTCAATGAAGGGTCAAGAAACTTGGCGAAACAGAAATGGTCTTACAAG GTTGGTCTGAAAGGCGAATCGTTAAGTCTTCACTCCTTAAGTGGGAGTTCTTCTGTTGAATGGGTTCGAGGTTCACTAGTGGCTCAAAAGCAGCCCCTGACTTGGTACAAG GCTACATTTAACGCGCCTGGAGGAAATGATCCACTAGCTTTAGACATGGCAAGTATGGGAAAAGGTCAGATATGGATAAATGGTGAAGGCGTAGGTCGCCATTGGCCTGGATACATAGCACAAGGCGACTGCAGCAAATGCAGTTATGCTGGAACGTTCAACGAGAAGAAGTGCCAGACTAACTGCGGACAACCTTCTCAGAGATG GTACCATGTTCCACGATCGTGGCTGAAACCAAGTGGAAACTTGTTAGTAGTATTCGAAGAATGGGGAGGTAATCCAACAGGAATTTCTCTAGTCAGGAGATCAAGATAA
- the LOC101266198 gene encoding probable polyamine oxidase 5 has translation MITLLYIHLLVAQVVNYSQRFIILRSIILRLSIKKICLASKMVSQKPKIVIIGAGIAGLTAAKKLYTTQNTNELFEVCVVEGGNRIGGRIFTTEFCGDRVEMGATWIHGIEGNPIYKIAQEINGFETDKPWDSMGGKVDKKLTITEEGHEVHSSFVNSISNFFNNLLEFSSGEGDFDGGVGRKIVESLNLEENGRVDKISMGSYLRKGLEFYWGLKKDQGNVESLNLENDQENVESFNLEDGGIEKEQENVESFNLESGGVENDQEKVEGFNLEHAGTEKDQENVESFNLGHVGIEKDQENVESFNLDDDDVEEDQENVESFNLDDGGVEKDQENVESFNLDDGGVEKDQENVESFNLDSGSTEKDGENVEVFENWSRKALEEGIFAMFENIHRHYSSAGDLGTLDFNGESEYCNFPGDEITIAKGYSSIVESLASVLPPGLIQLGRKVSKIEWQLETSDGNKPVKLHFSDGSVMYADHVIVTVSLGVLKQGIREDSSLFSPPLPKFKTEAISRLGFGVVDKVFLQLTPTHHDGMNFPNMMMVFHQSNAKLKNPKIPLWIRRTTLTHPVYPESRVVVSWFAGEEALKVETLDDDEIIEGVSITMSEFLSNTKHYKNSIKFSKVLKCKWGTDPLFLGSYTHIAVGSSGDDLDAMAEPLPKEISDDKNSKKSPRLQVLFAGEATSRNYYSTTHGAYLTGLREANRLLEYFQCVDV, from the coding sequence ATGATTACACTCCTATATATACATTTGCTTGTTGCTCAAGTAGTTAATTACTCACAACGTTTCATTATTTTGCGATCGATTATTCTGAGGTTATCGATAAAAAAGATTTGTCTTGCCTCTAAAATGGTGTCTCAAAAGCCCAAAATTGTTATAATTGGGGCAGGAATAGCTGGTCTAACAGCAGCTAAAAAGCTCTACACAACACAAAACACAAATGAACTATTTGAGGTTTGTGTTGTAGAAGGTGGAAACAGAATTGGTGGAAGAATTTTCACTACTGAATTTTGTGGTGATAGAGTTGAAATGGGTGCAACTTGGATTCATGGGATTGAAGGTAATCCAATATACAAAATTGCTCAAGAAATTAATGGATTTGAAACTGATAAGCCATGGGATAGTATGGGAGGtaaagttgataaaaaattgACTATAACAGAAGAGGGACATGAGGTACATTCATCCTTTGTTAACTCGATATCgaattttttcaataatctgTTGGAGTTTTCGTCTGGTGAAGGAGATTTTGATGGTGGGGTTGGTAGAAAGATTGTTGAAAGCTTGAATCTTGAAGAGAATGGTCGCGTTGATAAGATTAGTATGGGTTCTTATCTTAGAAAAGGGCTAGAGTTTTACTGGGGTTTAAAGAAAGATCAAGGAAATGTTGAAAGTCTCAATCTTGAAAATGATCAAGAAAATGTAGAAAGCTTTAATCTTGAGGATGGTGGcattgaaaaagaacaagaaaatgtTGAAAGCTTCAATCTTGAAAGTGGTGGTGTTGAAAATGATCAAGAAAAAGTTGAAGGCTTCAATCTTGAACATGCTGGTACTgaaaaagatcaagaaaatGTAGAAAGCTTCAATCTTGGACATGTTGGTATTgaaaaagatcaagaaaatGTAGAAAGCTTCAATCTTGACGATGATGATGTTGAGGAAGATCAAGAAAATGTAGAAAGCTTCAATCTTGACGATGGTGGTGTTGAGAAAGATCAAGAAAATGTAGAAAGCTTCAATCTTGACGATGGTGGTGTTGAGAAAGATCAAGAAAATGTAGAAAGCTTCAATCTTGATAGTGGTAGTACTGAGAAAGATGGAGAAAATGTtgaagtttttgaaaattgGAGTAGAAAAGCACTTGAAGAAGGTATTTTTGCTATGTTTGAGAATATACATAGGCATTATTCATCAGCTGGTGATTTAGGTACTTTAGATTTCAATGGAGAAAGTGAGTATTGTAATTTTCCTGGAGATGAAATAACTATAGCCAAAGGGTATTCATCTATTGTTGAATCTTTGGCTTCTGTTTTACCACCTGGTTTGATCCAATTAGGTCGAAAAGTCTCGAAAATTGAATGGCAATTGGAAACTAGTGATGGTAATAAGCCAGTGAAGTTGCATTTTAGTGATGGATCAGTTATGTATGCTGATCATGTCATTGTTACAGTCTCATTAGGAGTTCTAAAACAAGGAATTCGCGAGGACTCGAGTCTTTTTAGTCCTCCACTTCCTAAGTTCAAGACTGAAGCCATTTCAAGACTTGGTTTTGGTGTTGTTGATAAGGTGTTCTTGCAACTTACCCCAACTCATCATGATGGGATGAATTTCCCTAACATGATGATGGTTTTTCATCAGTCAAACGCGAAGCTGAAGAATCCGAAAATCCCTTTGTGGATAAGGAGGACTACACTTACACATCCAGTTTATCCAGAGTCAAGAGTTGTGGTATCATGGTTTGCAGGTGAAGAAGCTTTGAAGGTTGAGACTCTTGATGATGATGAGATCATCGAGGGGGTCTCGATAACAATGTCAGAGTTTCTATCAAACACAAAGCATTACAAGAACTCCATCAAGTTCAGTAAAGTTTTGAAGTGCAAATGGGGTACTGATCCATTGTTTTTGGGATCATATACTCATATAGCTGTTGGATCAAGTGGGGATGATTTGGATGCTATGGCTGAACCATTGCCTAAAGAGATCAGTGATGATAAAAATTCGAAGAAAAGTCCTCGACTTCAAGTTTTATTTGCAGGTGAAGCAACAAGTAGAAATTACTATTCAACAACACATGGTGCTTATCTTACTGGTCTTAGAGAAGCTAATAGGCTTCTTGAGTATTTTCAATGTGTTGATGTCTGA